The following DNA comes from Solea solea chromosome 6, fSolSol10.1, whole genome shotgun sequence.
GAAATGGTCACAGACAATGAACACGATACGACGAGGAAGGTACACCTGAATCACAAAGGTAACACTGAATTTCAATTCTTGGACAAACTCAACTCTCCACATAATTCCATGAGCAGGAGGAACGACAAGAAACGGCAAACACAGGCGtctgtcgctgtgtgtgtgtgtgtgtgtcgctccaTGTGGAACACATTCTTTATGTGGCATTGAAGAGCATTCAATTGTTGAAGCTAAGCGCTTAGATACTTTTCAAAAAATTGGGTTTAAGAATAAATTTTTTGATGAATTAACCATtaatctgttgtgttttttattattattattattattcagcatAATGTGAAGCAAAAACAGCTCCACCCTCTGAGGAAGTTTAATTTCATGACTGTGCTTCAAAAAAGGGCCATAAAGTAATTTTTCATCacactgaattttttttaattttttttttttttctttttcttttttttttaaacaaaatccGAAGTTGCATATCAGTCTAAAGCCTATTAATAATTTTGCACTATAAATTTGTATGGCACAATTTATGAAACGGTGGAGCACCAAACCGACAacttgaaagaaaagaaaagcttcagAGTTGTGACTGTACATATTTTCTGAGAGTGCATCATTTGTTTATGTTCGCCATAGTTAGCTCCTCCCTTCTTCATGCGCTCAATTCGTTAAAGCTAAATTCAGGTTGATTGACTGGTGACATGTGGTCAAGTGAAAATACTGACACGGGAAAACAGAAACCAGACACTAGAGCACATTTCCACACTGTAGCGTGTCGAGGTTGTGTGATATGTCAAATTGTTAAACATTGTCCACCAGGAGTGctgtgttttgactttttgcCCACAAAACAATTCCCCCACTGCTAACTACACTAACACTTAACATGTCATTCATCTCGCCATCAAAACCTATAAGAGAATTACATCTATACATGAAGAAAATATGTTTCATATATCTAAAAACATAGTTGATGTACATTATGGCATgtattgtccaaaaaaaaaagaaaaaaagtctgaattacattcaacatttcaGGCCTTGATACAAAAAGTTTAATTTCCCCAGAGCTACAAAGCAAcgtgtttgcatgcatgtgtgtgtgtgtgtgtttattctacTGTTAGTATCAAAGGCCTTGTAAGTTCATAATTTCCCTGAAGTTTTCAGAGTATCTTTTTCTCCACGACAAAGCCGTGGCTTCATTTTCATCTTTTCCTCCGTAAAGCTCCTTACAAACAGCCCACGGTAATAACATACATTCTTATTTCATCGTTCTGAGGTAACAATATTCTTCCTGAGTATTCAATAACACAACTTATAAATCATCCTTTTGAGAGGCAAAGGTAAAGAGaatgcatattaaaaaaaaaaaaaaaaggtaaatccTAGAAGACAAGCAGGTAGATCTTCACGACGAATGTAACATCGAGGTTCTCACTCGCAAACGTTGAGCTTAAAGGACGACGTAAACCCGCGCGCCTCTCAGTGTGGTCTGTGCATACGAACAGGCTCACTCACCTCTAAACTGTTTGCTCTGAGTCAATCTCAGCGGAGAGCGGAATAAAGcattttttacttgttttggtTTGAACGTTTTTTTTCATATCTTGTAATGTTGGAAATATAGTAGACAAAATATAGACTGGACCACGTATTATTATTTAGACTCTTATGAAAATATACCTGTTCAATTTTAGGATATAAATCTGCATGTAAACAACATCCTTTTCGACATGATCTGCATATACTCTGTAtactgtctctgtgtgaatgctaaatacatttgaaaataaacttaaaacatTCGGTTTCTccacctccctctttctctatgACAACACTATTTGAATGGCGGCTTCACATATGCTTCGTTTTTGTATTAAAGTGGAtgaaagagagagtgggagCGGGAGGCGGCAGAGCACGCGTCAGGtaaagaatgaaagaatgaaagaatgaaagaatgaaaggaGGCTCAAGGCCAAGTGACACAGGCCTTGGAGTGAGCTGTGTAAAGCAGCAGTGATTGTGCTAATAGAAGTAGCCTCGCAATTCCAGTTATTGCTCTCCGTAGTTTTTTGGTCAGTAATGATTTCTGTGGTGCGGTCGAACACATATTGCAGTCAAAGgcccttttacacacacaattacactgaTTTCTACATCTGCAACACTGCAGTGCCCTCACCACAGTAGCAGAAAGGAAATAAATAGGATCCTGAGAGaaacagacactcacacatataGACCGTCTTCATGTATCTGTCTATGCAGAGAATGCCTCAACCTCACCACCTAAGACTTAGCTCAACCTTACAGGGCAAACAGCCCGTGTGAatctttggaaaaaaacacaaacaatgaaaatgttaaaGACGCACAGTAAAATCTACTCTTGTGCCAGCTTGTCTAGTGAAATTAAACCTTTCTTTGACAAATCCGATGCTATTCCCCCAAATCTCTCTGGATTAAGAAACCTGGAGCGAGGGCATCCTCTCCAATGGCAACGGCGGCTGTCAGTGGCCTCCAGCAGGGTCCTCAGATCGAGTGTGTGCTGCAGGGATCTTCAGCGACATTCTCTGCTGCTGGGGAAAGTTGTGCTCTGCCGACACACTCTCTCCTGCTAGACCGGATGGTGGGCTGTACTCCCCTGCACCACCATATGGGGGCGACATCAGGGGCTTTCCAGGTTTGAACGCCTGTGAATCTGAGGCAGAACCGCTCATGTCGTAGCCGTTGCCGTGCCCGTTGCCGTGGCCTTTGCTGTGACCGTTTCCATGGCCGTTGCCATACTTTCTGTAGCGGGAACCCTCCACCTCTGCTCCCTCCTGTCCCTCCTCTGCCATCTCAAAGGCCTTGCGTTTCAGTGGTCCTCCTGCCTCAGCGCTCCCACCCAGCGCGTGAGCTGCGTAGCTATAACTGCCCCCCACCATGGTGGGCCTGGGCGCCAGAGGACTTGGGGCATTAATCCCAGAGGGCAGGTAGGAGGCACTGGGGTGGCTGTATCCAGAGGACAGGCTGCTTTGGGGGTAGCAACCAGGTGGGTAGTTGTAGACGGGAGTGCTGGCGCTGTAGCTGGGTACTAGGGTGGGTGCTGCCTGCAAAGAGTGTAGATTGGCAGGGGGAAGTGCTGCGCTAGGTTGAGGGCAGTATCCTGAGGACAGGTAGGTGCTGTTGTAGGAAGGAGGGTATTCCTGAGATGACGGGGCGCTGCAGGAGCCAGCACCGCTGTAACTTGACTCAGAGGCCAAATTACTGCTCACTACTGTTACACTTCCTGTGGCTGGGATTCCCACAGACGCGGCACCCACTTTAGTGCCAGTTATTGCCTCAAGTCCAGGGTAACACTCTATGCCCTGACCCAGAGCCCAGGGCTCAGATTCAGTTTTCAGGAAAGTCTCTGAGTAGGCCGCTGGAGTGGGGCGTTCATAGGACAGCTCCAGTCCAGAATACTTTTCAGCATAGCGTTTAAGCAGAGAAGAAGCAGTGAGGGCTGATATGTCATCACTGGCCCATGGGTAACCTGCAGGGGCATAGCCACGGCGAGCAGCTGTAGTGTAGGGGTCGTGTTTGTGGGCAGAAGGGGGCGAAGTGGTGGAGGTGACATCTAGGTGCTGCTCAGGCCACTGAGATAAGGGGGCAGCGTGCTCCGGAGACCAGTGCATCTTCAACAGACCTACACAGAACAAGACCAAAGTGGACATTAATGGCATGTTTAagttacatatttaaaacattttgactaAACCAGTTTGAGGTTGTTTTCCCCCgatttaaatattttacccATCTTTCTCCCAAAACTCACCACCAAGCTAAACCATTGGCTTCATGAATATTTGCTCTCATAATCACGTCGGCAAGTGAACTCTTTCCCGGAATCATGTCAGTGCTTAGCCAATGGTTTTGTACACAGTCTCATCCAAGTAGGGGACAACTGTTCAAATCTTTATATGAGGCCGGCAACATAGCCCCCAGCCTGGTCTCCACGGCGATAAGCCCCTATCAGCCAGTGCACTGCACTCTGCCTTTGCCTCTCTCACATTGGGGCCATTGTTGTCTCTTTGTGAGACTCTTAGTCCACAAAGCCACCCCCACCAAGCGTGTGATCTAATTCGGCCAAAACCTCAGGGGTCTGCTGGACAAGGAGGTGGAAGGAGGCGGGGTCAGGGTGTAGAAGGAGATTGGAGTTTCTTCTTCAAAATATCACACACAAGACACTGGAGCAACATATCTGGGAACATTGTCACAAATGTGCAGATCGTGCAGTCAGGAGAAGTCTGATTTCCACGTGTCGTGTGTGATCATACACGCACAATTACACCAACACACTAATCCACTGGTTTAGTGGTTGTGGGCTTGTCTTTTTGAACCGGCATTAGGCTGACATTCCAGACATTGCAGAGTATTATTAAACTGTCTTGACCCCAGGCCTGGACCAGAGGAAGAAGCCAAGGCCTTGATTACTCTCTTGAGTTAAGTTGTGTAAGAAAATATCAATACCCCTTAAGTATTCCAATATTCTATGGTGTGATACAGTATCACACCCCTGTATTTGGATATGGACGATTTTGCAAGATTCTTACCCATACACAAGTCTGATTACGGTGAAGTGTATGGCACGCTGTTGACACACTAGTGCCGTCtagatttacagtatattacgGTAAATTATCCTTCTGTtaccaaagaaacaaacacaaagtttgaCCTCTGTTGTGTTAAGTTAAAATAATTGGTGATTGATTGTCTagttgtgattgttttattgattcaaaatgtaattattttcacTATCGCAGTAATCTGCCATGAACAGTTTGATGGAGGATGATGTTACTCTCTCTGCTCTATTCAAAACCACTActggttttattttacaatttgtcTCGGAAAAGCGGGAACTGATAGGAAGGTGTTGGGATTTACACGCTCACGCGTCTCGTCGGAAACAGTCTATATGTGGATTATTTCAGGTTGTGTCACATGTCCTCTGGGACCACCAGATGGACCTCTAAACGGTCCACATGTTGATCCCTAAATGAAATGATCCTTCAGCCCAATAATCCTGTTCATCCAATCCAGGGATCCCAGTGCTCTCGACCGGTACAGGCCCCTCCCTGGACCAGAGAAATCCCTATGCTCCAGGGAGTTCATCATAGTacatgagaaaaacaacaacattaaaagcaATGAGTAAGGACAAAGTTACCCTATATAAGTTTACATTTTACCTGTTGGGTGTTTATTACTGACCTTTACAGCTAATCTACAGATATTGTATTATAAAATGACAAGTGTAGACATCTTGTCAATATAAGAGtcataaaaactgtaaaagtaCTACTGGATGTTTGAGGAAACTACTGGATGTTTGAGGAAACCTGTGCTCAGGAGTCCAATGTTCATTCACCTGCACAACTCTAAGCTTTAAGGATAAAAATCACCAGTAAATTAGCACAGAAGATAAATAGTTCCTTTATTTGGTCTTTTTTCCTGAGCTGTATGTATTCTGGCTACACACATATTTCATTGATTGTGTTTTGAATAGATTGTTTTAAGTTAAATTTGTATGTACAaatattgtgtttgtatttgaatgAAGTTCAAGTGGCCTGCAGTGTGCGTCGATGAAGTGGTAGACGAAAATCACTGAAAACAGCCGCGGCCACAGAGGAAAGACGCGTAAATCATGCTTTAAACCTCCATAACTTGATtattaaacaacattttctctgCCAATCTCAATGAACTCATTCTGCAGTTGTACAACACTTCTGGCTCCGTGctatatttcattcatttaattcaatttaacaaacaaacacactttttctCCTCCACCCTGCCAAACAAGACTTGCCTGTTGCCGTCTGTCTGGTCGCAATAACTAAACTGAGAGATTTAAAGGGCTATGTGAGCAGAGTTCAAAGTTCAATCACTATCTGCAGAATCTAAGAAGGGTAAAAAGCTAGTATTTCCACACATACTGAAATCCAGAGCTCGTCCATGCGTACGACCACAGAGACACATTCAGCACCGTCAGACTGATACTCACTTGGCATGCTGATCGCAGACATGAGTCAGTCATTTGCCGCTTTACCTTTAATATACTCCTCACACCCGGTCTTCACCAGATGGTCTATAATCTATCTACAACATATTGaatgatatgaaatgaatcCTAGTTGAAAATTCAGCGGAGGAATGCGAAAACTGCACAGGATCACAGCGAGATCAGACGATGAAAGAGTGAAATAAAGAGTCCGGATGAGTCCTGCACCAGACTGACAAAACCAGACTAATGAAGGATTAGAGCGCACAAGGCTTATGGGGAGTGTCAGTGCTTGGCAACAATCTGACAAGAATTAAAGAATCATCACTGGCGAATCTTACTCCTTATCCTTTCAGTAAGCCTGTAATGTAGTAGATGAACGCTTTAGTCCAAgtcaatgtaaaaaaataagttaCTTAAAAACTACTCTACAATAACAAATTTCAAACATTTCTTGAATATAATCAAAAATGACTAATCTATGGTTAAAATAGGATTTATTCCTATTGCCAGTTACAAGAGTCCGAATTAGGAATTaggaaaaaatgcatttaaatacgtggaaactgaaaaatatggTCTCATGGGACACTTATTTTATGTCACACTATGTATATTTTAAGTAGCTtatatgtatgttttattttattttatttattctgtttgtgTATGCTTGAGTGGTTGTAATCGTGCCTTTAACTACACTGTCATGGCCAGGACACTCTTTTTAAAGTCAGTTACCTTTTTATTCCTgcttaaataaaggttataacaataataataattataataataatgataataaggaGAATAATGTTTAAAGACATCAGTATTGAGCATTTAACCTTCCTCCTTTTTGAATGAGGAAAAAATATCTCAAACCCTACTCATtatatgataaataataaaatattagtaTCATATCACATCATATATTCCCTCTATGAATTGTCAAGTGTCAAGACTTTCACACGGGCCACTTCATTTAttgaataacatttaaaacactgtgTTATTTTGCAGAAAAGGTCCATTTGTGTAATTGCTGGGATTGATTAAAAAACCTCTTAGTGTTCCTGAGTGCTGCAGCACTAGACATCTGTGGTGTAGTGAAGATATTAGGGAGCAGGGTTTGAGTATTAGGAGGGATGAGTGAGGGAGCCCCTAACACTAATCTTGCATCTCATGCTTGGGGCTTGGAAACACCCGTCCATTCTTGGCCATGCTTGGCTTACCGAGAGACAAAGATGAGCACTAAGCCGGCTTGCTACTATGACAGTTTTCCTTAATCATTGTGATTATCATACTGTCGACCAGCAGACCCGCAGTGTTTCCTCTGGATCTGTCCTTCATCTTTCGGCAACTGGGCACAGATGAATGCAAAGTTACAACCATGGAAACAGGAAAATGAAAGGAGGTCAGACCACTCATCTCCACAGTACACCTGTAAACATATTATGTAAcaaatattactattataataatgtcCCTCCAATTATgtccattttaaatgatttgtaaCCCAGTGTTTACTGTGTTCAGGGCTATGAAAATGCTCACgtcacatttttgcattttgacaTGAACGCCACTGTAAGAAGGTGcaacacacatttataatatCCCTTCATACAGAGAACATTGAATGCATTCAGCACAAGCAGGAAAGCACTCAGCCTGTGAAACCTCTATACCACCACTGCCAGTTTCCAATGAGTGTATCTTATTCTGTATTAGGAATCATTTGtttccactaaaaaaaaaaaggaggcatTTGTTTCCTGTAATCCAGCTTCGGTCACATTTATCTCACTCCTACCTCCAGAGGTTTCATATGTTGTTAATATCTTTGTTAATGTCAGAAGGTTGACTCCTGAGGACACGTTGACTTGCAGATTAGGTGCAGGTGAACCAACTCAACCTCCTCAGCCAGACTTGTCAATCTATCCTTTAATACAGCTGATTTCAGAAAATCAGctgtatatgttttattgtgcatGGCCACAGCAGTCACATATGTGGGGAGGTCCACATAAGCCAATGTTCTCTCTTTGTAAACATAAAGAAACATAATCACCTCCTGTGATCTGACCAGAGCGGGGGGTGAGGTAAAATGACTGTGCTGTGATAAACACATCCTCCCCCCCTTTCTTCTCCTGTCCATATCATGATGGAAACTGCAATGCTACATGGCAA
Coding sequences within:
- the si:dkey-195m11.8 gene encoding fidgetin gives rise to the protein MLSPVTPYSLLKMHWSPEHAAPLSQWPEQHLDVTSTTSPPSAHKHDPYTTAARRGYAPAGYPWASDDISALTASSLLKRYAEKYSGLELSYERPTPAAYSETFLKTESEPWALGQGIECYPGLEAITGTKVGAASVGIPATGSVTVVSSNLASESSYSGAGSCSAPSSQEYPPSYNSTYLSSGYCPQPSAALPPANLHSLQAAPTLVPSYSASTPVYNYPPGCYPQSSLSSGYSHPSASYLPSGINAPSPLAPRPTMVGGSYSYAAHALGGSAEAGGPLKRKAFEMAEEGQEGAEVEGSRYRKYGNGHGNGHSKGHGNGHGNGYDMSGSASDSQAFKPGKPLMSPPYGGAGEYSPPSGLAGESVSAEHNFPQQQRMSLKIPAAHTRSEDPAGGH